In Actinobacillus equuli, the genomic stretch TTTCAACTGGTCCGGATCGTGTGGAAACAATGATCTTACGTGACCCATTTGCGGCGTAATTTCGTTTAAATTTTAAGTTGTTTTCTTACCACGGAAAACACGGAGTTCACGGAATTTTCTGTGTATTCTGTGCTTTCCGTGGTAATTGTTTTTTTGATACTTGTCTGAAAAGCAGTTAAATTTGCAAATTTTTAGCGAAATTTAACCGCTTGTTTGGGCAACTTATTTTCCGTAGTGAAACCGAAAAATGAAATTTATTATTAAACTTTTCCCTGAAATTATGATTAAAAGCGATTCGGTTCGTAAACGCTTTATCAAAATTCTGACCTCAAATATCCGCAATGTTTTATTGCGTGAAACTGAAAATGTGGCGGTTATTCGTAACTGGGACTTCATTGAAGTACGTGCCAAAGTGGCGGAAGAAGCACCAATAGTGTTGGAATTACTAAAACGTACGCCGGGTATTCACCACATTTTAGAAGTGGAAGAAATGCCTTTTGTTACCATGCACGATATTTTTGAAAATACATTGGCAAAAGTACGTGATGAATTGGAAGGTAAAACATTCTGCGTGCGTGTACGCCGTAAAGGTAAGCACGAATTCCGTTCGTTAGACGTAGAAAAATATGTCGGTGGCGGTTTAAATCAACATATTGAATCGGCTCGGGTGAAATTAACCAAGCCGGATGTAACTGTGCGTATTGATATTGACGGTGACAAAATGTTGCTAATCAATGCTCGTCACGAGGGTTTAGGCGGTTATCCGATAGGAACGCAAGAAGATGTGTTATCGCTTATTTCCGGTGGCTTTGATTCGGGCGTATCGAGTTATATGCTGATTCGTCGTGGCTCACGTGTACATTACTGCTTCTTTAATTTAGGCGGAGCAGCGCACGAAATCGGTGTAAAACAAATGGCGTACCATATTTGGAGCCGTTACAGCACTTCACACAAAGTCCGTTTTGTGGCGATTAATTTTGAAAATGTGGTCGGCGAAATTTTAGAGAAAGTCGATAACGGTCAAATGGGCGTGGTGTTAAAACGTATGATGGTGCGTGCCGCAAGTAAAATCGCCGAGCGTTTCGATATTCAAGCGATCGTGACCGGCGAAGCGCTAGGTCAGGTTTCAAGCCAAACTTTAACCAATTTACGTTTAATCGATAAAGCGTCCGATACATTGGTATTACGTCCGTTAATCACCCATGATAAAGAGCAAATTATTGCCATGGCAAAAGAAATCGGCACCGATGATATTGCTAAATCTATGCCGGAATTTTGTGGTGTCATCTCGAAAAATCCGACGGTGAAAGCGATTGAAAGCAAAATTGTGGAAGAAGAGGGGCATTTCAATTTTGAAGTGTTGGAACAAGCAGTGGCAAACGCACAGTTCCTCGATATTCGTGAGATTGCTCAACAAACGGAACAAGAGGTTGTGTCGGTTGAAACTACTTCTGAATTAACGGAAAACGATATTATTTTAGATATTCGTAGCCCGGAAGAAACCGATGAAGCACCGTTTAGTTTGGACGGTGTAGAAGTAAAATTAATGCCGTTCTATAAACTTTCAAGCCAGTTCGCTTCGTTGGATCAATCGAAAAACTACTTACTTTACTGCCAACGTGGGGTAATGAGCAAATTACAAGCGCTTTATCTCAAAGAGAATGGCTTTAGTAATGTAAAAGTGTTCCGACACTAATTATTTAGTACGTTAAAAGCGGTCATTTTTTGCAAAAGTTTTGCAGAATTTGACCGCTTTTTTGTCACGCCATATTTTCCAATTTAGCAAAACTCATTTGATTTCTCGTTGCTTTTTCATCAAAAATAAATCCATAAAATAGTTCTCCACAAAGCAATCATATATGGAGAACTAACATGAATCCTAAATATAGTCCATTATTTACCCCTTACACACTTAACAATGGCGTAGAGATCAAAAATCGCCTAACTGTTGCGCCTTTAACCATTTACGACTCTGGCGAAGACGGCGAGATAACGGAAGCGGGTCGCCGTTTTTGGCAAAATCGTTTTGAAGGTTTTGGCTTGTTTATTATGCCCTTTACCAACGTTCACCCAAGTGGCATTGGCTTTGAAAGCCCCAATGCTTTTGATGAACGCCATTTACCTACCTTGCGTGAATATTCTGAAATCGCCCACGCACAAGGGGCAAAAGCGGTGGTACAGATTGCCCATTCTGGCAGTCGTGCCGAACGTTCGATGACCCAAGGATACGATGTGATCGCTCCAACCGGTGATCTGTACGGACGATTCCGCACGATGACAGAACAGGAAGTGTGGGAAATGGTGGACAGTTTCGCTTATGCCGCAGAATTAGTGATGAAAGCAGGCTTTGACGGTGTGGAAATCCACGGTGCAAATGGCTGGCTTATTCAACAATTTATGTCGGCAGCAACCAATCTACGCACGGATTACTGGGGCGGAAATTTGGAAAAACGAATGCGTTTTCCGCTCGCGATTGTGGATAAAATTGATGAAATGCGTAAAAAATATAACCGCCCTGATTTCATCATTGGTTACCGTTTCTCGCCTGAAGAACCGGGTGAAGACGGCATTACGATGAAAGAAACGCTCGCATTAGTGGACGCATTATTGGAAAAACCGTTGCAATATCTGCACATTTCATTGTGGGATTTCTACAAAAAAGTTCGCCGTGGGGCTGATAGCAATCTTACCCGAGTGCAAGTGGTACACGACCGTATCAATGGACGAATGCCGTTCTTTGCCTCGGGCAATTTGTACACCGCAGACGATATGCTTAATGCCTACCAAACAGGCTGGGTGGAAAGTGTTTCAATCGGTAAAAGCATTATGCTCAACCCGAATCTCGTGGAACTGATCCAGACTGGACGAGAAGCAGAAATTGAAAGCACCTTCGACTGGGAAAAAGCGGATTACTACCGCTACACCCCAGCAATGCTACAAGGCACAATGGCTGGCACGGATTTCTTCCCACCGTCAAAACAAAATGGTGTGAGATATAGAACTAATTATTTTTAAATGGAGGAATGTTGTCGCTGATCTTATCGGCATAAGAGGCACCCTGTTGTGTGGGTATTATTAAACAACGAAATCGTAAAATAGCAAACAGCCTGAGAAGTGATGTTCTCAGGCTGTTTTTGTTTGACTTGATAGAGAAAATGAGAAATTACAAGCGGTAGGATTTTGGGAAAAATTTGCAGATTTTTGACTGCGCTTTGGGGGAAATATTTCTTAAAATATCTACTCTAATAATAGAGAATATGATTCTCTAATCCACTGAAAATCTGTTTTAGCCAATAAATATCCAATCAAACCAGAAGAATACCAAAGTGTACAAATAATGATAACCCATAAAAATCTAGTTAATAGTTTCTGATTTTTAAGTTGATTTACAATTGTATTTTTGTTTTTAATCCATAAATCGTTCTTTAACTGTTTAGGAAGTTTTTCTTCAAATAATCTAAATTCTTCTTCAATATAGAATAAGTTACGTTGCTGAATCCATAATACTAATGCACATAGCAAAGTATAAACCATTAGAGAAAGTGTACTTCCCCAATGTAAATCTATTTTAGCTAAGTTAAACACAGCAGTGGCTATAGGTAATCCCAAAACTTGAGTTACTGATTTACCTAATGCATCATTTATTCTAGTTGTAAATTTAGAAGCATTTTCTTCAATTTTTTTAACAAATTTACCATAAGAAAAATCTTCAAGATAAAGATCATGCTGTGTTAATGCTTGATTTTTAATATTTACAATATCTTCAAGAAGATCACAAATATCGTGTTGAGTTCTACCTTCTTTTTCTGTTAAATAATCAGTTAAAGCAGTGGAAAATGCATTCTTCTTCGAATGAAAATGTTCATTTTCTGTGTCAGTTCCAAACCATTCACAAATATCGTTAATGGCCTGAATTTGGGCTTCACTAAGTTCTCGAATAAGTTTAACAAGTAATGTGCTATTTTGTGCTTTTAACGCTACTTCAGAAGGTTTTTTACTAAAAAAGACGACGATATTATTAGTTACATAAAAACGCTTTTTATCAGTTAAGAGCTTTAATAGAGTTGATACTTTATCTAAATTATTTAATGTAATTTGTTTGCTTGAAGATTGATATAACAACCATTGGTGTTCAACAACATTTTCAAGATTTGGATTTTGCCACCATTCTCGTTTTCTATCGAAATATTGTTGGTAGCTTGCGTAGCCCAACCCATCTTGTAGTTGTGGCAATAAAGTAAATGACGTTTTCGCCCCAATATTTAATCCTGAATTTCCTAGCTCAAATTCAGCACTGATCTCAGACCATTCTTGCAACTCATCAATATCTTGCTGTTTTTTAGGTGTAACAAAGCCTGTCAGCTTATTTGAACCGACAGACATTTCTGTAACTAAACTAAAAAACTCATTTAAATTCATTGTAATAAACTCTCATAACGTTGAGTTATCTGACTAAATTCATCTTGCTCTAGTTCTATTTTCAGATATTTCTTCTCGTTAGTTTCATCTGTTTCAACAAAAACTGTTTTACCTAATTCTTTCATTTCACCTTTAATCAAAATGCCTTTATTGGAAAGAGATAAATCAAATTTTTCGTAAGGCTTTAATTTGGCAGCATCTACTTTAAAAGATGAATCTAATACAACATTATGTTCTTGACGATACTCAGAGAACTTAAGCTGATTATCTAAACCATAAGTAGTTAATGCACTATTAAGTAATACATCAATATCTTCTTCAATATGTACAGATTCGCCATTTTCAAATTTATTACGCATTAACGTTACAATATCCGTTTCTACTTTATGACGAATTTTAGGATCTTTAAATACTTCTGATGTGTAATTTTTTACATTTTTTAATAACGAAGATGTTGTTCTACCATTATCAATTTTTTCACCTACTGGGATAAATTCTTGAATATATTCAGGCAGTTTAGAATTTCCTCTTTGGATCCATTGAATATAATAATTATCTGGCTGATCACCATTTGGCATAGCATAATGAGCTGCCATTTGGGTTAGATTAATTTTAATTCCTATTTTTAGAGCATCATTATCAATTACATTTGTATCAGAAAATTCTCCTTGAGAATCAATATTGATGTATTTATTCAAACTGATTAGAGAAATTAGTAAATAATCTACCTCATCTTTACGATAAAAGACCATTGGTACATATTCACCTGTAGTAGCTGTTTTCTGTGTAACAAAATGATATAGCCCTTGCGCTAAATCTTTCGATAATTGAAGATAATCTATCTGCACTTGTGATGAAAAATAGCTACTTGCTAATACCTTAGATAAGGTGTGTTGAATACCAAAACCACCACTAATAGAACTATTTTTTCCTGATTTCTGCAATTGTTGCTCAGCGTAATCAACAAAAGTAGATAAATGATGATTTGCTGTATGTAGCTGTCCTTGCAATTGTAGGCTAGCGTTTGCTGACGGTGCATTTTGTTGTTTTTTTATTTGGTGGATAACCCCAGCTTGAATGTGAATTGTCATTTATCTTTCCTTAGTATTCTTCAAAAATGTACATTACCTAATTATCTCACAGGTAAAATATGGAATATAGTCTTTACTCATTTCTTTCCAACAAAAACGCCCCAATATGCTGATGTACAATACCATCTATATTTTCCTGCCAAAAATCGTCCATTGTGATCACATATTTTGGGTGGTTATCAGCAATGGCTTGCAGGGGCGAAAATTCTCGTTGGACGGTTTGTTCGCTTTCTAGTTTATAGGCAACTTGAATGTAGAGCTTTTCGTTCTGTTTTTGGGCGACAAAATCAATTTCTTTTGTGCCGAGTTTGCCGATGTAAACCTGATAGCCACGGCGTTTGAGTTCAAGATAAACCAAATTTTCCAAAATGCCTGCAATCAGACTGGTACGAAAGCCCATAGTGGCGTAGAGCAAAGAGACATCGCCCAAATAGAATTTTTCTTGGGTTTTCAGAATTTCTTTACCTTTCACATCAAAGCGTTCTACTCGGTGCAAAATAAATGCGCTTTCTAAGGCTTTCAAATAGTTATAAACGGTGTTTAAGTCCACTTTACGTTGTTGGCTTTTGAAATAATCGGCGACATTTTTGCCCGAAAACGTGTTGCCGATGTTGTCAAACGCATATTTCACAATCCGCTCCAATAGCTCCACATCACGGATTTTATGGCGTTGCACGGTATCGCGTAAAATTACGGACGCATAAATATCTTGCACGATTTTATAGGCAACTTCTTGTGGATAGTCCGCTGTATGCACCATTGGAAAGCCACCTTTTTGCAAATATTCATTGAAAAGTGCGGTTGAATTTTCAATATTTGTTTGCGAATAGCCAGCTTTAAAATCCAAAAATTCCTTGTAGGAAAGCGTAAAAATCGGGATTTCCACATAACGCCCCGCAAGATAAGTAGAAAGCTCGGACGACAACAAGTGCGAATTAGAACCAGTGATGTACAAATCCAAATGGAAATCCACCATAAACGCATTGACCGCCTTTTCCCAATCAGCCACTTCCTGAATTTCATCAAGCAACAGATAGTATTTCTCGGTAGTTTGAATTTTTTCCTTCACGAATGCATAGAGTTTATCGGCGGTTTTGTACTCGCTAAAGGCAAAGCTCTCAAAGTTGATATGAATGATTTGTTGTGCATTAACACCTTGGGCGATCAGTTCGGCTTGTAGCAATTTCATTACCGTTGATTTGCCTGAACGGCGAATGCCTGTAATCACTTTGATTAAAGGGGTATTGATAAAAGGTTTGAGCTGTTGGAGATAATTTGGACGGTTAATCATAGTAAAATCTTTTTGGGTTATACTCTAAATTACTGCAAATTTTACTATTTTATTTTGGTTATAACCATAAAAAGTTTTGATTGTTTGGTTTTTTAGACGGTATTTTTTGCTCATATATTTTCCAAATCAGCAAAACTAATTTAACTCATCATTGCTTTTTCATCAAAAATAAATCCCTATAATTGACCGTACTTAAATTATTTTAGGACAAGAAAATGAAAGAACTTAATATCGCCACTCAATCAGGTACGGTATTGCACGGTGTGCTGTTCCCTGCTGAAACCCAAGCGAAAACGGTGGTTATTGCGATTACAGGTATTCACGGTAACTTTTATTCCAATCCGTTTTATTACAACA encodes the following:
- the thiI gene encoding tRNA uracil 4-sulfurtransferase ThiI, with protein sequence MKFIIKLFPEIMIKSDSVRKRFIKILTSNIRNVLLRETENVAVIRNWDFIEVRAKVAEEAPIVLELLKRTPGIHHILEVEEMPFVTMHDIFENTLAKVRDELEGKTFCVRVRRKGKHEFRSLDVEKYVGGGLNQHIESARVKLTKPDVTVRIDIDGDKMLLINARHEGLGGYPIGTQEDVLSLISGGFDSGVSSYMLIRRGSRVHYCFFNLGGAAHEIGVKQMAYHIWSRYSTSHKVRFVAINFENVVGEILEKVDNGQMGVVLKRMMVRAASKIAERFDIQAIVTGEALGQVSSQTLTNLRLIDKASDTLVLRPLITHDKEQIIAMAKEIGTDDIAKSMPEFCGVISKNPTVKAIESKIVEEEGHFNFEVLEQAVANAQFLDIREIAQQTEQEVVSVETTSELTENDIILDIRSPEETDEAPFSLDGVEVKLMPFYKLSSQFASLDQSKNYLLYCQRGVMSKLQALYLKENGFSNVKVFRH
- a CDS encoding NADH-dependent flavin oxidoreductase, with product MNPKYSPLFTPYTLNNGVEIKNRLTVAPLTIYDSGEDGEITEAGRRFWQNRFEGFGLFIMPFTNVHPSGIGFESPNAFDERHLPTLREYSEIAHAQGAKAVVQIAHSGSRAERSMTQGYDVIAPTGDLYGRFRTMTEQEVWEMVDSFAYAAELVMKAGFDGVEIHGANGWLIQQFMSAATNLRTDYWGGNLEKRMRFPLAIVDKIDEMRKKYNRPDFIIGYRFSPEEPGEDGITMKETLALVDALLEKPLQYLHISLWDFYKKVRRGADSNLTRVQVVHDRINGRMPFFASGNLYTADDMLNAYQTGWVESVSIGKSIMLNPNLVELIQTGREAEIESTFDWEKADYYRYTPAMLQGTMAGTDFFPPSKQNGVRYRTNYF
- a CDS encoding nucleoid-associated protein, which translates into the protein MTIHIQAGVIHQIKKQQNAPSANASLQLQGQLHTANHHLSTFVDYAEQQLQKSGKNSSISGGFGIQHTLSKVLASSYFSSQVQIDYLQLSKDLAQGLYHFVTQKTATTGEYVPMVFYRKDEVDYLLISLISLNKYINIDSQGEFSDTNVIDNDALKIGIKINLTQMAAHYAMPNGDQPDNYYIQWIQRGNSKLPEYIQEFIPVGEKIDNGRTTSSLLKNVKNYTSEVFKDPKIRHKVETDIVTLMRNKFENGESVHIEEDIDVLLNSALTTYGLDNQLKFSEYRQEHNVVLDSSFKVDAAKLKPYEKFDLSLSNKGILIKGEMKELGKTVFVETDETNEKKYLKIELEQDEFSQITQRYESLLQ
- a CDS encoding ATP-binding protein, with the translated sequence MINRPNYLQQLKPFINTPLIKVITGIRRSGKSTVMKLLQAELIAQGVNAQQIIHINFESFAFSEYKTADKLYAFVKEKIQTTEKYYLLLDEIQEVADWEKAVNAFMVDFHLDLYITGSNSHLLSSELSTYLAGRYVEIPIFTLSYKEFLDFKAGYSQTNIENSTALFNEYLQKGGFPMVHTADYPQEVAYKIVQDIYASVILRDTVQRHKIRDVELLERIVKYAFDNIGNTFSGKNVADYFKSQQRKVDLNTVYNYLKALESAFILHRVERFDVKGKEILKTQEKFYLGDVSLLYATMGFRTSLIAGILENLVYLELKRRGYQVYIGKLGTKEIDFVAQKQNEKLYIQVAYKLESEQTVQREFSPLQAIADNHPKYVITMDDFWQENIDGIVHQHIGAFLLERNE